The following coding sequences lie in one uncultured Mailhella sp. genomic window:
- the tcmP gene encoding three-Cys-motif partner protein TcmP yields MAKNNNDFFDKKKIWSEVKDSLLACYLRPYFQKILMTRKPVFYIDCFAGKGKFNDGNDGSPLIALKTREASLQTSLVSNNFKKIDMCFIDLRYGEELQKNTNFYRKDGYIQIVSGKYEEKILDLLRDKAGYNIFLYIDPYGIKALDAGLFSQFSSYNFASFEMLVNFNSFGFFRAACRVLNVDWSGDEAFRDIDDLIVEYDPTKIDATKESEALLTRIAGGDYWKAIAKDYRDRKITGYQAEKRLSSEYKKRLSTNFEYVLDLPIRMKAGQQPKYRMVHVSNHEDACFLMAQNMLKRTDEIYTHIQKESQGSLLEGNSGIVPKSDGAWISKEDLIKAIKSYLECIEIEINITKFIAGFISKTGILCNLKNIYSILTELQTQEYLEIRRTPSITKTGKPSKFWEEKKGQEAILKRVIQ; encoded by the coding sequence ATGGCAAAGAACAATAACGATTTCTTTGACAAAAAGAAAATTTGGTCGGAAGTGAAAGATAGCCTCTTGGCGTGCTATCTTAGACCTTATTTTCAGAAAATATTGATGACCAGAAAGCCAGTTTTCTATATCGATTGCTTCGCAGGTAAAGGTAAATTCAACGATGGGAATGATGGAAGCCCACTTATTGCTTTGAAGACTAGAGAAGCGAGCCTACAAACTTCGTTAGTTAGTAATAATTTTAAAAAAATCGATATGTGTTTTATTGATTTGAGATATGGAGAAGAATTACAAAAGAATACTAATTTTTATAGAAAGGATGGATATATTCAAATTGTTTCTGGAAAATATGAAGAGAAGATTTTAGACCTGCTTCGTGATAAAGCAGGGTATAATATTTTTCTTTATATTGATCCTTATGGCATTAAAGCATTGGATGCTGGCTTATTCAGTCAATTTTCCTCTTATAATTTTGCCAGTTTCGAGATGCTTGTTAACTTCAATTCCTTTGGTTTTTTTAGAGCAGCCTGTAGAGTTTTGAATGTTGATTGGAGTGGGGACGAAGCTTTCCGTGATATCGACGATCTTATCGTGGAATATGATCCGACAAAAATAGACGCCACAAAAGAATCAGAAGCGTTGCTGACGAGAATCGCTGGCGGCGATTATTGGAAAGCTATTGCAAAGGACTATAGAGATAGAAAGATTACGGGTTATCAGGCGGAAAAGAGGCTGTCCTCTGAGTATAAGAAAAGGTTGAGCACAAACTTTGAGTATGTGCTGGACTTGCCTATTCGCATGAAGGCCGGTCAACAGCCCAAATACCGCATGGTTCATGTTAGCAATCATGAAGATGCTTGTTTTCTCATGGCTCAAAATATGCTCAAAAGAACGGATGAAATTTATACGCATATTCAGAAAGAGAGCCAAGGTTCTCTTCTTGAAGGAAATTCTGGTATTGTTCCCAAAAGTGATGGTGCGTGGATTTCTAAAGAGGACCTCATAAAAGCAATTAAATCTTATTTGGAGTGTATCGAAATCGAAATTAATATAACAAAATTTATAGCAGGATTTATTAGTAAAACAGGTATATTGTGCAATCTTAAGAATATTTATTCCATTTTGACAGAACTGCAGACACAAGAATATCTTGAAATTAGGCGCACACCTTCTATAACGAAAACTGGAAAGCCGTCTAAATTTTGGGAAGAAAAGAAAGGACAAGAAGCTATCCTGAAGAGAGTGATTCAATGA
- a CDS encoding type ISP restriction/modification enzyme, with amino-acid sequence MPNELFVALSTFADEVSTKLNLVGTSGEPEEQLRAPFEKFIQTAGNVFGMKVVPMGEVRVKNIGKPDYAIHSNGSLCGYVEVKRVGKGADPTTYQGHDKSQWERFKTLPCILYTDGNEWGLFQRGERTSSIVRMSGNIKAEGARAVTLNNAVALEPILRSFLTWNPIVPNDAQELAKLLAPICRLLRLEVAESLEDENSAFHYLYREWQTTLFPGQSQERFADAYAQTVTFALLLANAEDGNVLDLRSAVTSLNSGHALLSKALKVFTDNLNEDELPFSLGLLQRTIDAIPRTGWRNSGRDPWLYFYEDFLAEYDPQLRKDSGSYYTPVEVVRAMIRLTESVLKERMNMLEGFADSRVRTLDPAVGTGTFLLGIVSQTLEEIASTMGAGATSTGANMLKDLLHGFELQVGPYSVAQLRLSRALENYGASMANRGPNIFLTDTLESPDVTPQFPSLLSRELSEQHQKALEIKKAKPILICLGNPPYDRHAAFNGANRKETGGWIRWGNEDEDGLYDPENALLEDFAKPVRDAGQGGQLKNLYNLYVYFWRWAMWKVFEQGDQDAPGIVSFITASSFLEGAAFLGMREQMRRQCDEIWIIDLGGEGRGARTEENVFNIQTPVCITLAVRYGRTDANSPASVHYARITGTKNEKLNTLERITAFDSLAWDDCPTDWQSKMVPDGQGEYFTYPLLQDLFPWQQSGVKAGRTWVIGSDKNLLEKRWNTIFQTEDIEERRRQFKDSPPSTGGCNIDASPKGLFTSETLDPIAKPGALTYEKIVPYGYRSFDREYIIADARCLDRHSPALWKTFGPNQFYFATQFPRAISFGPALTFSAFIPDLNYFCNRGSKDIIPMYRDASATQANIVGGLIDILIEQYNINVTAEDFSAYVYAVLAHNGFTETFHDELESKEIRVPLTKDAILFSRAVEIGRKLIWLHSYGERMIPQGQSRGKIAVGLAKCVASVSLDKFPDDFSYDESMNTLCVGEGKFAPVRPEVFNFEVSGLKVVSSWLKYRTKGTNKKSSPLDDIRPESWTLEYTKELLNLLWILEATLASYPEQKALLEEILEGPLFIASELPDVPEEMREAPQFGRRRTRMKQASLI; translated from the coding sequence ATGCCGAATGAACTTTTCGTTGCGCTTTCTACTTTTGCAGATGAAGTTTCTACCAAGCTGAACTTAGTTGGAACGTCAGGAGAGCCTGAGGAGCAGCTTCGCGCTCCGTTTGAAAAGTTTATCCAGACGGCTGGAAATGTTTTTGGGATGAAGGTTGTCCCTATGGGAGAGGTGCGCGTAAAGAATATAGGCAAACCCGACTATGCGATTCACTCCAATGGCTCTCTCTGTGGTTATGTAGAAGTTAAACGAGTTGGCAAAGGCGCTGACCCCACCACCTATCAGGGACACGACAAATCCCAGTGGGAGCGATTTAAAACTCTTCCGTGCATACTTTACACTGATGGTAATGAATGGGGTCTTTTTCAGAGAGGCGAAAGAACATCTTCTATTGTTCGCATGAGCGGTAACATTAAGGCCGAAGGTGCTCGTGCTGTAACACTTAATAACGCCGTAGCCTTGGAGCCTATACTCCGTAGTTTTCTTACATGGAATCCTATAGTTCCTAACGACGCGCAAGAGCTTGCCAAACTGCTGGCTCCGATTTGCCGTCTTCTTCGTTTAGAGGTCGCGGAATCTCTTGAAGATGAAAACTCTGCCTTCCACTATCTCTACCGAGAATGGCAGACCACGTTGTTCCCTGGTCAAAGCCAGGAGCGCTTCGCCGATGCTTATGCGCAGACTGTCACCTTTGCGCTTCTGCTTGCCAATGCAGAAGACGGAAATGTTCTTGATCTGCGCTCGGCGGTGACGAGTTTAAATAGTGGGCACGCACTTCTTTCCAAAGCTCTCAAAGTTTTTACCGACAACCTTAATGAAGACGAGCTTCCTTTTTCTCTTGGGCTGCTACAGCGTACTATAGATGCTATTCCTCGTACGGGATGGAGAAATTCCGGTAGAGACCCGTGGCTTTATTTCTACGAAGATTTTCTTGCGGAATATGATCCTCAGCTGCGAAAAGATTCTGGCTCCTACTATACTCCGGTGGAAGTTGTGCGGGCGATGATTCGCCTGACAGAAAGCGTTTTGAAAGAACGAATGAATATGCTAGAGGGGTTCGCAGATTCTAGAGTCAGAACGCTTGATCCAGCCGTAGGCACCGGAACTTTTCTGTTGGGCATAGTATCTCAGACTCTTGAAGAAATAGCTTCAACCATGGGAGCAGGAGCAACCTCAACGGGTGCTAATATGCTGAAAGATCTGCTCCATGGATTTGAGCTTCAAGTTGGCCCATATTCAGTTGCCCAGTTGAGACTCAGTCGTGCATTGGAAAACTATGGTGCCTCCATGGCCAATAGAGGGCCTAATATTTTTCTGACTGACACGCTGGAGTCGCCAGATGTGACTCCTCAGTTCCCCTCTCTGCTTTCCCGAGAGCTTTCTGAACAGCATCAAAAGGCCTTGGAAATAAAAAAGGCCAAGCCAATCCTGATTTGTCTCGGAAATCCTCCCTACGATCGACATGCTGCGTTCAATGGGGCGAATCGAAAGGAAACAGGGGGATGGATACGTTGGGGAAATGAAGACGAAGATGGCCTATATGATCCTGAAAATGCCCTTCTGGAAGATTTTGCCAAGCCTGTGAGAGATGCCGGACAGGGAGGACAGCTTAAGAACTTGTACAACCTGTATGTGTATTTCTGGCGTTGGGCTATGTGGAAAGTCTTTGAACAGGGAGATCAGGATGCTCCCGGCATTGTCTCCTTCATAACTGCCTCGTCGTTTCTAGAAGGAGCGGCTTTCTTAGGGATGAGAGAGCAGATGCGCCGGCAATGCGATGAAATATGGATCATCGACTTGGGGGGAGAAGGACGCGGAGCAAGAACTGAAGAAAATGTGTTCAACATTCAGACTCCGGTGTGCATTACGTTGGCTGTTCGCTATGGCCGTACAGATGCCAACTCACCAGCCTCCGTTCACTATGCCCGAATCACAGGTACGAAAAATGAAAAGCTGAATACCTTGGAACGTATTACAGCTTTTGATTCTCTGGCATGGGATGACTGTCCTACAGACTGGCAGTCTAAAATGGTTCCTGATGGACAGGGGGAATATTTTACTTATCCTCTTCTCCAAGATCTTTTTCCATGGCAGCAGTCGGGAGTCAAAGCTGGCCGGACATGGGTTATAGGCTCTGATAAAAATTTGCTGGAAAAGCGTTGGAATACCATTTTCCAAACGGAAGACATTGAAGAGCGCAGAAGACAATTCAAAGATTCGCCCCCTTCTACAGGAGGATGTAATATTGATGCCAGTCCCAAAGGACTTTTTACCTCTGAAACGCTCGATCCGATAGCAAAACCTGGAGCTCTTACATACGAAAAGATTGTTCCATACGGATATCGTTCGTTTGACAGAGAGTATATCATTGCAGATGCACGTTGTCTTGATAGACATAGTCCAGCATTATGGAAGACTTTTGGACCAAATCAATTTTATTTTGCTACACAGTTTCCACGAGCAATTAGTTTTGGTCCTGCACTTACATTTTCTGCATTTATTCCTGATCTTAATTATTTTTGTAATCGAGGATCCAAAGATATTATTCCTATGTATCGTGATGCATCTGCTACACAGGCCAATATTGTCGGAGGGTTGATAGATATTCTTATAGAGCAATATAATATAAATGTGACAGCAGAAGATTTTTCAGCATATGTGTATGCCGTTTTAGCACATAACGGTTTTACCGAAACTTTTCATGATGAACTTGAAAGCAAGGAGATCCGTGTTCCTCTTACAAAGGATGCAATTCTTTTTTCTCGTGCTGTTGAGATTGGTCGAAAATTAATATGGCTGCATAGTTATGGAGAACGCATGATACCCCAAGGTCAATCTCGCGGAAAGATTGCTGTAGGTTTGGCAAAATGTGTTGCATCTGTTTCACTCGATAAGTTTCCTGATGATTTTAGTTATGATGAAAGCATGAATACTCTATGCGTTGGCGAAGGAAAGTTTGCCCCTGTAAGGCCTGAAGTTTTTAATTTCGAGGTGTCGGGACTCAAAGTTGTCTCATCTTGGCTCAAGTATCGTACTAAGGGTACAAATAAAAAATCTTCGCCGCTGGACGATATTCGACCGGAAAGCTGGACCTTGGAATATACCAAGGAGTTACTGAATCTGCTATGGATTTTGGAAGCTACATTGGCAAGCTATCCAGAACAGAAAGCTCTTCTCGAAGAGATTCTTGAAGGTCCTCTCTTCATAGCGTCTGAACTCCCCGATGTACCGGAAGAGATGCGGGAAGCTCCGCAGTTCGGTCGAAGACGGACTCGTATGAAGCAAGCTTCTTTGATATAA
- a CDS encoding Arm DNA-binding domain-containing protein, with translation MLWICPQVEMWHDIARKKIFFPMTYSRPTRACQASCRYPVPSLKSDIRPRGYFGDDLSLFIPTTEINLWGMAYRFDGQSKLPSFGEYPAVVLKDAEERREDANRMVSRGINPSDHKP, from the coding sequence ATGTTATGGATATGTCCGCAGGTAGAAATGTGGCATGACATCGCACGGAAAAAAATATTTTTTCCTATGACATATTCTCGTCCAACGAGGGCGTGCCAGGCCTCTTGCCGATACCCTGTCCCTAGTCTGAAATCCGACATCAGGCCCCGCGGGTATTTTGGCGACGACCTGTCTCTCTTTATTCCCACCACAGAAATCAACCTCTGGGGAATGGCCTACCGCTTTGACGGACAGAGCAAATTGCCCAGTTTCGGGGAATATCCTGCCGTAGTACTTAAGGATGCCGAAGAGCGCCGAGAAGACGCGAATCGCATGGTGTCCAGAGGCATCAACCCGTCAGATCACAAACCATAG
- a CDS encoding phosphatase PAP2 family protein, translating to MFQIIDQSLFELINVSAHNAVFNFFMPLFSQVWLMWVGALVCVIAYAVHCWRSSLEPVGRVLMLVLLMGLSVGVTDLTTSALKSSIDRERPCQVLMDTNYYDAATDQWLVIDENTTETAGLGGSMPSSPSAACMAVAVVLSLLFYRSNPWVYLLPFCVGFSQVYVGKNYPFDVVVGWLIGLVSVIAVWWICHLIIIRFSSHRRLG from the coding sequence ATGTTTCAGATTATCGATCAGTCGCTGTTTGAACTCATCAACGTGTCGGCTCATAATGCGGTGTTCAATTTCTTCATGCCCCTGTTTTCTCAGGTGTGGCTCATGTGGGTGGGCGCGCTCGTGTGCGTGATCGCCTACGCCGTGCACTGCTGGCGCAGCTCTCTGGAGCCGGTGGGGCGCGTGCTCATGCTGGTGCTGCTCATGGGCCTCTCCGTGGGCGTGACCGACCTTACCACCAGCGCGCTGAAGTCTTCCATCGACAGGGAGCGTCCCTGTCAGGTGCTCATGGACACCAATTATTATGACGCGGCAACCGATCAGTGGCTGGTCATAGACGAAAACACCACTGAAACCGCCGGTCTCGGCGGCTCCATGCCTTCCTCGCCGTCTGCGGCCTGCATGGCTGTGGCCGTGGTGCTTTCCCTGCTGTTCTACCGTTCCAACCCCTGGGTGTACCTTCTGCCGTTCTGCGTGGGCTTCTCGCAGGTGTACGTGGGCAAGAACTATCCGTTCGATGTGGTGGTCGGATGGCTCATCGGGCTGGTGTCCGTTATTGCCGTATGGTGGATATGTCATTTGATTATCATACGTTTTTCCTCGCATAGACGGCTCGGTTAG
- a CDS encoding tRNA 2-thiocytidine biosynthesis TtcA family protein produces the protein MSRISKLSYAQQVCVKAAGKAMQSTGMLHPGARVGVAVSGGVDSFVLLKVLQIRQRIVPFPFEIMALHLNPGFDPTNHAPLAEWLAREGIAGHLEVTDYGPRGHSDENLRNSACFYCARLRRKRLFALCREYHLTHLAFGHNNDDLVTNFLMNLVQTGKVAGMSMNEPFFGGALQVIRPLMLLSKAEIVRAARQWELPVFSNPCPSAGKTRRADMMDVLDAMCTGSKVRRKNIFNGLARWQWEQNRLSADTIDGNAGGGIE, from the coding sequence GTGAGCCGTATAAGCAAGCTCAGTTACGCGCAGCAGGTGTGCGTGAAGGCCGCAGGCAAGGCCATGCAGTCCACGGGCATGCTGCATCCGGGCGCGCGCGTGGGCGTGGCCGTATCGGGCGGCGTGGACAGTTTCGTGCTGCTCAAGGTGCTGCAGATCAGGCAGCGCATCGTGCCTTTTCCTTTTGAAATTATGGCGCTGCATCTCAATCCCGGCTTTGATCCGACCAATCACGCGCCGCTTGCCGAATGGCTGGCCAGGGAGGGCATTGCCGGGCATCTCGAAGTCACGGATTACGGCCCCCGCGGCCACTCCGACGAGAATCTGCGCAATTCCGCATGCTTCTACTGCGCAAGGCTGCGCAGAAAGCGCCTCTTCGCCCTGTGCCGCGAGTATCACCTCACTCATCTGGCCTTCGGGCACAACAACGACGATCTGGTGACCAATTTCCTCATGAATCTGGTGCAGACCGGCAAGGTGGCGGGCATGAGCATGAACGAGCCGTTTTTCGGCGGCGCGCTTCAGGTCATCCGCCCGCTCATGCTGCTCTCCAAGGCGGAAATCGTGCGCGCGGCGAGGCAGTGGGAACTGCCGGTGTTTTCTAACCCCTGCCCGTCGGCGGGCAAGACGCGCCGCGCCGACATGATGGACGTGCTCGACGCCATGTGCACGGGCAGCAAGGTGCGGCGCAAGAACATATTCAACGGTCTCGCCCGCTGGCAGTGGGAACAGAACCGTCTCTCTGCCGACACGATTGACGGAAACGCCGGGGGCGGCATAGAGTAG